A region from the Xenopus laevis strain J_2021 chromosome 4S, Xenopus_laevis_v10.1, whole genome shotgun sequence genome encodes:
- the lrrc10b.S gene encoding leucine-rich repeat-containing protein 10B — translation MGGSVPKGASGEGADEPLPEGAEEQLSTGDGILEFSGRKMPRLPASICNLSESLNKLYLTGTMITELPDDFYQLENLRTLALDANRLAELPEAVCSLPKLGRLYIGANHLQGLPMSFARLQSLRILWIERNFLYHFPRVLLSLPGLRCLQMGDNRMKRLPSEIATAMPGLKGFWLYANRFDRVPNALLRLHGLEILDLDKNRITEFPDMSRMKGLRLLAYDHNPVTSPPKVAATVTLVGEGAQEFMEEREEQRRQREEEEQEEREREQQEAENKEAEQGEEEGQEGHEEELYEREEAKERVENPNDHYYPEYEEEQDYMEDEEYYPDEGRYYNQW, via the coding sequence ATGGGGGGCTCTGTGCCGAAGGGGGCCTCTGGTGAGGGTGCAGATGAGCCTTTGCCCGAGGGTGCAGAAGAACAACTGAGTACCGGTGATGGCATTTTGGAATTTAGTGGTCGTAAGATGCCACGTCTTCCAGCATCCATCTGTAACCTGTCTGAGAGCCTTAATAAGCTTTACTTGACTGGAACGATGATAACTGAACTGCCTGATGACTTTTACCAACTAGAAAACCTGCGAACACTGGCACTAGATGCCAATAGACTGGCAGAGTTGCCAGAGGCTGTGTGCTCCTTGCCAAAGCTTGGTCGCCTGTATATAGGGGCCAACCACCTGCAAGGACTTCCTATGTCCTTCGCAAGACTTCAGAGTTTGCGGATATTATGGATTGAACGCAACTTTCTATATCACTTTCCACGGGTGCTGTTGAGTTTGCCCGGGCTGCGCTGTTTACAGATGGGGGATAACCGCATGAAGAGGCTTCCAAGCGAAATAGCAACTGCCATGCCCGGACTGAAAGGCTTCTGGTTGTATGCAAACCGCTTCGACAGGGTCCCCAATGCTCTCCTGCGCTTACATGGCCTGGAAATTCTAGATCTTGACAAAAACCGCATAACGGAATTCCCTGACATGAGTAGAATGAAGGGACTGCGTTTGCTCGCTTATGACCACAACCCTGTGACATCGCCACCCAAGGTGGCAGCGACTGTGACTTTAGTAGGAGAGGGCGCTCAGGAGTTTATGGAAGAGCGGGAAGAGCAGAGAAGACAAAGGGAGGAGGAAGAACAAGAGGAGAGAGAAAGGGAGCAGCAGGAAGCAGAGAACAAGGAAGCTGAACAGGGTGAGGAAGAAGGGCAAGAGGGACATGAAGAAGAACTTTATGAGAGGGAAGAGGCTAAGGAAAGAGTGGAAAACCCCAATGATCACTATTACCCAGAGTATGAGGAGGAGCAGGACTACATGGAGGATGAAGAATATTATCCCGATGAGGGACGGTATTATAACCAGTGGTAG